A DNA window from Streptomyces sp. B21-083 contains the following coding sequences:
- a CDS encoding GNAT family N-acetyltransferase, whose translation MTRQIAEGTPVTDGDNPVRRWRRDVVELAALLRTWWASRHGHAPPGATDAATDTGASVLWRMRTTVRDQPGSLASLCIALAERRIDILSLQTHPLARGTVDEFLLRAPGDLAAAEISGSVSQAGGQGTWIERADAHDLVDAPTRVLGLATRTALDAAELPLALRQLLGRCTIRSLPGGDVAARDGVPVEGALDETDTVMRLRAPEGGVITVERPYLPFTPTEFARARALVELDARLGPRVPHGQDVLTLPQGNAITVRRADARDLDAAKAMHERCSPRTLSLRYHGPMGDADRYLGHLLSPRYGRTLAVQTASGRVVGLGHLLWDGDETEIALLVEDEWQRRGVGAELLRRLVSMAREANCEHVYAVTQSSNTGMVAAMRGLGLPLDYQIEEGTLVITARLDTTPVAATRPYDHSTRD comes from the coding sequence ATGACTCGACAGATAGCTGAGGGAACTCCTGTGACGGACGGCGACAACCCGGTACGCCGGTGGCGGCGAGACGTCGTCGAACTCGCCGCCCTGCTGCGCACATGGTGGGCAAGCCGCCACGGTCACGCACCGCCGGGCGCCACCGACGCGGCTACCGACACCGGCGCGAGTGTGCTGTGGCGGATGCGGACGACGGTGCGGGACCAGCCGGGATCGCTCGCCTCGCTGTGCATCGCCCTCGCCGAGCGACGTATCGACATTCTCAGCCTCCAGACGCATCCTCTGGCCCGGGGCACGGTCGACGAGTTCCTGTTGCGCGCCCCCGGTGACCTCGCCGCCGCCGAGATCTCCGGGTCGGTGTCCCAGGCGGGCGGCCAGGGGACGTGGATCGAGCGGGCCGACGCCCACGATCTCGTCGACGCGCCGACCCGTGTCCTGGGCCTGGCCACCCGTACGGCCCTGGACGCGGCCGAACTGCCACTCGCGCTGCGCCAGTTGCTCGGACGGTGCACGATCCGTTCGCTGCCCGGCGGTGATGTGGCGGCCCGGGACGGCGTACCGGTCGAGGGCGCTCTCGACGAGACGGACACGGTGATGCGGCTGCGCGCGCCGGAAGGCGGAGTGATCACCGTGGAGCGGCCGTATCTGCCGTTCACCCCGACCGAGTTCGCCCGGGCGCGGGCGCTGGTGGAGCTGGACGCGCGGCTCGGTCCCCGCGTCCCGCACGGCCAGGACGTGCTGACGCTGCCGCAGGGCAACGCCATCACCGTACGGCGTGCCGACGCGCGCGACCTGGACGCGGCGAAGGCGATGCACGAGCGCTGCTCGCCGCGCACCCTCTCGCTCCGCTACCACGGCCCGATGGGCGACGCCGACCGCTACCTGGGCCACCTGCTCAGCCCGCGCTACGGCCGCACACTCGCCGTACAGACCGCGTCGGGGCGGGTGGTCGGCCTCGGCCACCTCCTCTGGGACGGCGACGAGACCGAGATCGCGCTGCTCGTCGAGGACGAGTGGCAGCGGCGCGGCGTCGGCGCCGAACTCCTGCGCCGACTGGTGTCGATGGCCCGTGAGGCGAACTGCGAGCACGTGTACGCCGTCACGCAGTCCTCCAACACCGGGATGGTCGCCGCGATGCGCGGCCTCGGCCTCCCCCTCGACTACCAGATCGAGGAGGGCACCCTCGTCATCACGGCCCGCCTGGACACGACCCCGGTCGCCGCCACTAGGCCGTACGACCACAGCACGCGGGACTGA
- a CDS encoding DUF885 domain-containing protein: MSDIKNPLPREVADTYVDDLIALDPVTGTYLGVKESSSRLPDTSPAGQDALAALARTTLARLDEAEKRPGADSDIERRCGRLLRERLTAELAVHEAGEGLRAVGNMHTAAHSVREVFTVTPTETDEDWAAVAERLRAVPAALLGYRESLTLGLERELYAGPRPTATFIGQLGEWSDLDGKGVGWFADFASAGPEALRTELDEAARGADAAVVELRDWMREVYAPAVEGAPNTVGRERYARWSRYWNGTDLDLDEAYAYGWAEYHRLLGDMKQEAENVLPGAGTPWVALAHLDEHGKHIEGVDEVREWLQGLMDQAIEALDGTHFELAERVKKVESRIAPPGSAAAPYYMSPSEDFSRPGTTWLPTMGQTRFPVYDLVSTWYHEGVPGHHLQLAQWVHVAENLSRYQATVGGVSANCEGWALYAERLMDELGYLTDAEQRLGYLDAQMMRAARVIVDIGMHLELEIPADSPFHPGERWTPELAQEFFGAHSSRPADFVESELTRYLTIPGQAIGYKLGERAWLLGRENAQRRHGDAFDAKAWHMAALSQGSLGLDDLVDELSRL, from the coding sequence ATGTCAGACATCAAGAACCCGCTGCCCCGCGAGGTCGCCGACACCTACGTCGACGACCTCATCGCCCTCGACCCGGTCACCGGTACGTACCTCGGCGTGAAGGAGAGTTCGAGCAGGCTTCCGGACACCTCGCCCGCCGGCCAGGACGCCCTGGCGGCGCTGGCGCGGACGACGCTGGCCCGGCTCGACGAGGCGGAGAAGCGGCCCGGCGCGGACAGTGACATCGAGCGGCGCTGCGGGCGGCTCCTACGCGAGCGGCTCACCGCCGAACTCGCCGTGCACGAGGCCGGCGAGGGCCTGCGCGCCGTCGGCAACATGCACACGGCCGCGCACTCGGTGCGCGAGGTGTTCACCGTGACGCCGACGGAGACGGACGAGGACTGGGCGGCGGTCGCGGAGCGGCTGCGCGCGGTCCCGGCCGCCCTGCTGGGCTACCGGGAGAGCCTGACCCTGGGCCTGGAACGCGAGCTGTACGCGGGTCCGCGCCCCACCGCCACCTTCATCGGGCAGCTCGGCGAGTGGTCCGACCTGGACGGCAAGGGCGTCGGCTGGTTCGCGGACTTCGCGTCGGCCGGCCCCGAGGCGCTGCGCACCGAGCTGGACGAGGCGGCCCGGGGAGCGGACGCGGCTGTCGTCGAACTGCGGGACTGGATGCGGGAGGTGTACGCGCCGGCCGTCGAGGGCGCGCCGAACACGGTGGGGCGTGAGCGGTACGCGCGCTGGTCGCGTTACTGGAACGGCACGGATCTGGACCTGGACGAGGCGTACGCGTACGGCTGGGCCGAGTACCACCGGCTCCTCGGTGACATGAAGCAGGAGGCCGAGAACGTTCTGCCCGGCGCCGGGACGCCGTGGGTGGCGCTGGCCCATCTCGACGAGCACGGCAAGCACATCGAGGGCGTCGACGAGGTCCGCGAGTGGCTCCAGGGCCTGATGGACCAGGCCATCGAGGCGCTGGACGGCACGCACTTCGAGCTCGCCGAGCGGGTGAAGAAGGTGGAGTCCCGTATCGCGCCCCCCGGCAGTGCGGCGGCGCCGTACTACATGTCCCCGTCGGAGGACTTCTCCCGTCCGGGCACCACCTGGCTGCCGACGATGGGCCAGACCCGCTTCCCCGTGTACGACCTGGTCTCGACCTGGTACCACGAGGGTGTCCCCGGCCACCATCTCCAGCTCGCGCAGTGGGTGCACGTCGCCGAGAACCTGTCTCGCTACCAGGCCACCGTCGGCGGCGTCAGCGCCAACTGCGAGGGCTGGGCCCTGTACGCGGAACGTCTCATGGACGAGCTGGGCTATCTCACGGACGCCGAACAGCGCCTCGGCTACCTCGACGCGCAGATGATGCGGGCGGCCCGGGTCATCGTCGACATCGGAATGCACCTGGAGCTGGAGATCCCCGCGGACTCCCCGTTCCACCCCGGTGAGCGCTGGACGCCGGAACTGGCGCAGGAGTTCTTCGGCGCCCACAGCAGCCGTCCCGCGGACTTCGTGGAGAGCGAACTGACGCGCTATCTGACCATCCCCGGCCAGGCGATCGGCTACAAGCTGGGCGAACGGGCATGGCTGCTGGGCCGCGAGAACGCCCAGCGCCGCCACGGCGACGCCTTCGACGCGAAGGCCTGGCACATGGCCGCGCTGTCGCAGGGCTCACTGGGACTGGACGACCTGGTGGACGAGCTGTCCCGGCTCTGA
- a CDS encoding immunity 21 family protein yields the protein MAVEWVESGGGPLIAVPEAVLPFWAGADGDELSTDYDRACEVDGLIGFVPVGDTTALVLGGEPASTAFLPEHDTFVRWCAADSEAEVLACVPAALAAAEWEPDRAWETPGDVLLFDSAWPGKETDRTDHLRVELAPGRYAVRAAYVEPGPETWVGLVQLRRLSV from the coding sequence ATGGCAGTTGAGTGGGTGGAGTCGGGTGGCGGACCGCTCATCGCGGTACCGGAAGCGGTGCTGCCGTTCTGGGCGGGGGCGGACGGCGACGAGTTGTCGACGGACTACGACCGGGCCTGTGAAGTGGACGGCCTCATCGGCTTCGTGCCCGTCGGCGACACCACAGCTCTCGTCCTCGGCGGCGAACCCGCCTCGACCGCGTTCCTGCCGGAGCACGACACCTTCGTACGGTGGTGCGCCGCCGATTCCGAGGCGGAGGTGCTGGCCTGCGTCCCGGCAGCGCTCGCCGCGGCCGAGTGGGAGCCGGACCGGGCGTGGGAGACACCGGGAGACGTCCTCCTCTTCGACTCCGCCTGGCCCGGCAAGGAGACCGACCGGACCGACCACCTGCGGGTCGAGCTGGCGCCGGGACGATACGCGGTGCGGGCGGCGTACGTGGAGCCGGGACCGGAGACGTGGGTGGGCCTCGTACAGCTGCGGCGGCTGTCGGTCTGA
- a CDS encoding ATP-grasp domain-containing protein: MNARTLFLSPRVTATGHALADAARRRGMRTEVLREWRVPEEWGAAEGATLYAGPLFADAVAAGLGLGLLEAPPDWLARLPYELTHREIEFSTVAEARQLRRPAFVKPPNDKSFPARVYPDGSRLPGPDAVDDSTPVLVSDIVTFDVEYRLFLLDGEVRTGSRYLAQGELDAVPLDEDPRRAEVLAFAGRLASPTLPSAVVVDVGLLAGGSEWAVVEANAAWASGHYACDPAAALDVVLHAARPEGEFGPADRAFLRPLPEVV; the protein is encoded by the coding sequence ATGAACGCCCGAACTCTCTTTCTCTCCCCGCGCGTCACCGCGACGGGACACGCACTGGCCGACGCGGCACGTCGGCGCGGTATGCGTACCGAGGTCCTGCGCGAGTGGCGCGTGCCCGAGGAGTGGGGAGCGGCCGAGGGCGCGACGCTGTACGCCGGGCCGTTGTTCGCGGACGCGGTGGCCGCCGGGCTGGGGCTCGGGCTGCTGGAGGCGCCGCCGGACTGGCTTGCCCGGCTGCCGTACGAACTCACGCACAGGGAGATCGAGTTCAGCACCGTCGCCGAGGCCCGGCAGCTGCGGCGGCCCGCCTTCGTGAAGCCGCCCAACGACAAGAGCTTCCCCGCGCGCGTCTATCCGGACGGAAGCCGCCTGCCGGGTCCCGATGCGGTCGACGACAGCACCCCGGTGCTGGTGAGCGACATCGTGACGTTCGACGTGGAGTACCGGCTTTTCCTGCTGGACGGTGAAGTCCGCACCGGCAGCCGCTACTTGGCCCAGGGTGAGCTGGATGCCGTCCCGCTCGACGAGGACCCTCGGCGCGCGGAGGTACTGGCCTTCGCGGGGCGCCTCGCGTCCCCGACCCTGCCGAGTGCCGTGGTCGTGGACGTCGGGCTGCTGGCGGGGGGCTCGGAATGGGCGGTCGTCGAGGCCAACGCGGCCTGGGCGAGCGGGCATTACGCCTGCGATCCGGCTGCCGCCCTCGATGTCGTCCTCCATGCCGCCCGCCCGGAAGGGGAGTTCGGCCCGGCGGACCGTGCCTTTCTGCGCCCGCTGCCCGAAGTCGTCTGA
- a CDS encoding rhodanese-like domain-containing protein, translating into MSVSTPLTNLTNLVNPVLRVAAASPADAAAYFGASLAFHADVSDVAAALAADGDPGFVVVDSRSTESWDQGHIPGALHLPTALIPERAAGLLDSSVPVVTYCWGPGCNGATRAALALARLGYQVKEMLGGFEYWVREGFEFETWEGRDRRATDALTAPVGTADCGC; encoded by the coding sequence ATGAGCGTCAGCACCCCCCTCACCAACCTCACCAACCTCGTCAACCCCGTCCTGCGCGTCGCCGCGGCCTCCCCGGCCGACGCCGCCGCCTACTTCGGTGCGAGCCTCGCCTTCCACGCCGACGTGTCCGACGTGGCCGCCGCACTCGCGGCCGACGGCGACCCCGGTTTCGTGGTCGTCGACTCACGCTCCACCGAGTCCTGGGACCAGGGCCACATCCCGGGCGCCCTCCATCTGCCGACGGCCCTGATCCCCGAGCGGGCCGCCGGGCTGCTCGACAGCTCCGTACCGGTGGTGACGTACTGCTGGGGACCCGGCTGCAACGGGGCGACCCGGGCCGCTCTCGCCCTCGCCCGGCTCGGTTACCAGGTCAAGGAGATGCTCGGCGGCTTCGAGTACTGGGTACGCGAGGGCTTCGAGTTCGAGACCTGGGAGGGCCGGGACCGCCGCGCCACCGACGCGCTGACGGCGCCGGTGGGCACGGCGGACTGCGGCTGCTGA
- a CDS encoding Lrp/AsnC family transcriptional regulator, translating into MSMFSPDATDWRILDVLQRDGRASFAELARAVAMSPSAVTERVRRLEEAGVIQGYAAVVDPERLGLPILAFVRLRYPTGNYKPFHDLVAVTPEILETHHVTGDDCFVIKVVARSMRHLEEVSGKIGALGSVTTSVVYSSPLPRRPVAASE; encoded by the coding sequence ATGAGCATGTTTTCCCCGGACGCCACCGACTGGCGCATCCTCGACGTCCTCCAGCGGGACGGCCGCGCCAGTTTCGCCGAACTGGCGCGCGCCGTGGCGATGTCCCCGAGCGCGGTCACCGAGCGGGTGCGGCGGCTGGAGGAGGCCGGTGTCATCCAGGGGTACGCGGCGGTCGTCGACCCGGAGCGGCTCGGCCTGCCGATTCTCGCCTTCGTCCGGCTCAGATACCCGACCGGCAACTACAAGCCGTTCCACGACCTGGTCGCCGTGACGCCGGAGATCCTGGAGACGCATCACGTCACGGGCGACGACTGTTTCGTCATCAAGGTCGTCGCGCGGTCGATGCGCCATCTGGAGGAGGTGTCGGGCAAGATCGGCGCGCTGGGCTCGGTGACCACGAGCGTCGTCTACTCCTCACCGCTCCCCCGCCGCCCCGTGGCGGCCAGCGAGTGA